In a single window of the Paenibacillus sp. MMS20-IR301 genome:
- a CDS encoding FMN-dependent NADH-azoreductase, protein MSNVLFVKANNRPAEQAVSVQLYNEFLSSYKETHPQDEITELDLFAEQLPYYDNTLITGVYKANQGFEATPEEAAGAALVKKYLDQFLAADKVVFAFPLWNMTVPAVLHTYIDYLNQAGTTFKYTAEGPVGLLNGKKAAVLNARGGVYSEGPAASAEMAVNFIMGNLNFWGFKETTQVIIEGHNQNPQQSAEIIANGLQLAKTAAASF, encoded by the coding sequence ATGTCAAATGTACTGTTCGTCAAAGCAAACAACCGTCCTGCAGAGCAAGCTGTAAGTGTTCAGCTGTATAACGAATTCCTTTCCAGCTACAAAGAAACCCATCCGCAAGATGAAATCACTGAACTGGACCTGTTCGCTGAACAGCTTCCATACTACGATAACACACTGATTACCGGTGTATACAAGGCTAACCAAGGCTTCGAAGCTACTCCGGAAGAAGCAGCTGGGGCAGCACTTGTGAAGAAGTATCTGGACCAGTTCCTTGCTGCTGACAAAGTAGTATTTGCCTTCCCGCTCTGGAACATGACTGTTCCGGCCGTGCTGCACACTTATATCGACTACCTGAACCAAGCCGGTACTACCTTCAAGTACACTGCTGAAGGTCCGGTAGGCCTGCTGAACGGTAAAAAAGCAGCTGTACTGAACGCCAGAGGCGGCGTGTATTCCGAAGGTCCTGCAGCAAGCGCAGAAATGGCTGTTAACTTCATTATGGGCAACCTGAACTTCTGGGGCTTCAAAGAAACTACACAGGTTATTATTGAAGGTCACAACCAGAACCCGCAGCAATCTGCTGAGATTATTGCAAATGGCCTGCAACTGGCTAAAACAGCAGCTGCATCGTTCTAA
- a CDS encoding ABC transporter substrate-binding protein has product MKMKKKLSLSLLIMILCFAALAGCGGDSAVKVKIGEVTRSVFYAPEYVALSQNFFKDEGLDVELQTIPGGDKTMTALLSGAIDVALVGSETSIYVYQQGADDPVINFAQLTQRDGTFLFARNPDSDFTWDKLKGSTFLGQRQGGMPQMAGAFTMLNKGIDTSKDLTLIQNIDFANIAGAFASGTGDYVQLFEPQASIFESEGRGKVVASFGVESGYLPYTVFMSKGSFISKNKDTVQKFTNAIQRAQIWVKDHSPEEIADAVMPYFDKTDRNIVISAISRYKETDSYALNPVIDDKEWNNLLDVIDNAGELKERVAPGKIVDNSFAEQAASNIK; this is encoded by the coding sequence ATGAAGATGAAGAAAAAACTGTCATTGTCACTTTTGATAATGATTTTATGCTTTGCGGCTCTCGCCGGCTGCGGCGGTGATTCGGCTGTAAAGGTGAAGATTGGTGAGGTCACCCGTTCTGTATTCTACGCACCGGAGTATGTGGCGCTGTCCCAGAATTTCTTCAAGGATGAAGGGCTGGATGTGGAGCTGCAGACGATACCGGGCGGAGATAAAACGATGACTGCACTGCTCTCCGGTGCCATTGATGTAGCCCTGGTCGGCTCGGAAACATCCATTTATGTGTATCAGCAAGGGGCAGATGACCCCGTAATCAATTTCGCCCAGCTTACCCAGCGTGATGGAACCTTTTTGTTCGCGCGTAATCCGGACAGTGATTTTACATGGGATAAATTGAAGGGCTCAACCTTCCTCGGCCAAAGACAGGGTGGCATGCCGCAAATGGCCGGTGCCTTCACAATGCTGAACAAAGGGATCGACACCTCGAAGGATCTCACGCTGATCCAGAATATTGACTTCGCTAACATTGCCGGTGCGTTTGCTTCCGGTACCGGGGATTACGTGCAGCTGTTTGAGCCGCAGGCGTCGATCTTTGAAAGTGAAGGCCGCGGTAAGGTAGTTGCCTCCTTCGGTGTGGAGAGCGGATATCTGCCGTACACTGTTTTTATGTCCAAGGGCAGCTTTATCAGCAAAAACAAAGATACGGTGCAGAAATTCACCAATGCCATCCAGCGGGCTCAAATTTGGGTGAAGGATCACAGCCCGGAGGAAATCGCCGATGCGGTAATGCCTTATTTTGATAAAACGGACCGGAATATAGTAATCTCGGCAATCAGCCGCTATAAGGAAACAGACTCCTATGCGCTAAACCCTGTCATTGATGACAAAGAATGGAACAATTTGCTCGATGTAATCGACAATGCCGGTGAACTGAAGGAACGAGTTGCTCCCGGCAAGATCGTAGACAACAGCTTCGCGGAGCAAGCGGCAAGCAATATCAAGTAG
- a CDS encoding ABC transporter ATP-binding protein — protein sequence MLPVVELKEVTHAYLGDREASLAIENMNLSVGKGEFVSLVGPSGCGKTTLLSIIAGLLQPSRGEVLLSGRPSTGPSPEVGYMLQQDYLFPWRTIQDNALLGLELTGRLDEPSRSKTLQLLADMGLAGKELAYPAQLSGGMRQRVALVRTLATDPGLLLLDEPFSALDYQIKLQLEDLVSETLMRRGTTAILVTHDLSEAIAVSNRVILLQRNPGRIRKIFDVPEAIRSTPPLYARDLPGFAELFHEVWKEMELAGRDGM from the coding sequence ATGCTTCCAGTCGTAGAGTTAAAAGAAGTCACGCACGCCTACCTGGGAGACCGCGAGGCTTCACTGGCTATCGAGAACATGAATCTGAGCGTCGGAAAAGGTGAGTTTGTCAGCCTCGTCGGGCCCAGCGGCTGCGGCAAGACTACGCTTTTGTCCATTATAGCAGGGCTGCTTCAGCCCTCGCGAGGTGAAGTGCTGCTCAGCGGACGCCCCAGTACCGGGCCTTCACCGGAGGTCGGCTATATGCTGCAGCAGGATTACTTGTTTCCCTGGCGGACGATCCAGGACAATGCCCTGCTCGGGCTTGAGCTGACCGGCCGGCTGGATGAGCCGTCACGGTCCAAAACACTGCAGCTGCTCGCGGACATGGGGCTGGCGGGCAAAGAGCTTGCCTATCCGGCACAGCTGTCCGGCGGGATGCGCCAGCGTGTCGCGCTGGTCCGGACGCTGGCAACCGACCCCGGTCTGCTGCTGCTGGATGAACCCTTCTCTGCACTGGATTATCAGATCAAGCTGCAGCTGGAGGATCTGGTCTCGGAAACGCTGATGCGCCGGGGAACCACGGCAATTCTGGTCACGCATGATCTGTCCGAGGCGATAGCTGTCAGTAACCGGGTTATTCTGCTGCAGCGTAATCCGGGACGTATCCGTAAAATATTCGATGTACCTGAAGCTATCCGCAGTACACCGCCGCTGTATGCGCGGGATCTGCCCGGCTTCGCGGAGCTGTTTCATGAGGTGTGGAAGGAAATGGAGCTGGCAGGGAGGGATGGTATGTGA